A window from Myripristis murdjan chromosome 11, fMyrMur1.1, whole genome shotgun sequence encodes these proteins:
- the prdm1b gene encoding PR domain zinc finger protein 1 isoform X2: protein MAEIYSGRQLHHFIDGYDVHKSNWMRYVNPARSLAEQNLVACQNGQDVYFYTIRPVEPKQELLVWYSHEFAQRLCGQQDDIKQKHISVDQDCEPEYTKQHLPQQAWLRDEIKEEKDEEAEEKIDVEVLERDTPPDTPDDQIMDFSKKVEKEEKEDRHAEDRGAIPSPQPEHREASLGLNHSYLPEHHPALPSPHRNLPLHLHGLYGHREGLVSSYPLYPHSRPLQPPYQLFPPYNPHYPRLLVPQYSPPFPGMLPSRGPMRYSNYLGTDGLPYPPIGQPSLLPVSLPYPPSPQGGLKERTPNMSPPRGAPATPELSPLPKPSSQNQTPQHSPSGCEEAMNLSLATTKSSLSAPRNGPGYKSLPYPLKKQNGKIKYECNVCLKTFGQLSNLKVHLRVHSGERPFQCNLCKKSFTQLAHLQKHHLVHTGEKPHECQVCHKRFSSTSNLKTHLRLHSGEKPYQCKLCNTKFTQYIHLKLHRRLHSTRDHPYRCQLCAQAFVHRFSLRTHQRSCCPANSSVPVNVHMKEMVEQFDASQEADALTEAASPAQVEAAVERWVARKLEGCEGKEDQKEATLLLKALTAAINTPAMPVAQSAAPTSHHSPQLAYQERASVVHLYKRPVVKAEGQ, encoded by the exons ATGGCAGAG ATCTACAGTGGCAGGCAGCTTCACCACTTCATCGATGGCTATGACGTCCACAAGAGCAACTGGATGCGTTACGTCAACCCGGCCCGCTCGCTGGCTGAACAGAACCTGGTGGCGTGCCAGAACGGCCAGGACGTCTACTTTTACACCATCCGGCCCGTAGAGCCCAAGCAGGAGCTTCTCGTCTGGTACAGCCATGAGTTTGCCCAGAGGCTCTGCGGCCAGCAGGACGACATCAAACAGA AACACATCAGCGTTGACCAAGACTGCGAGCCAGAGTACACCAAACAGCACCTACCTCAGCAGGCCTGGCTCCGCGACGAGATAAAAGAAGAGAAGgatgaggaagcagaggagaagaTTGACGTGGAGGTCCTGGAGAGAGACACGCCGCCCGACACGCCTGATGACCAGATCATGGACTTCAGCAAAAAGGtcgagaaggaggagaaggaggataGACATGCAGAGGACCGAGGTGCCATCCCCTCCCCTCAGCCTGAACACAGAGAAGCCAGCCTGGGCTTGAATCACTCCTACCTCCCTGAACACCATCCTGCGCTCCCCTCCCCGCACCGTAACCTCCCCCTGCATCTCCACGGCCTCTATGGCCACAGAGAAGGCCTTGTGTCTTCTTACCCACTCTACCCCCACTCCAGACCCCTCCAGCCTCCCTACCAGCTCTTCCCCCCCTACAACCCTCACTATCCTCGCCTCCTGGTCCCCCAGTACTCCCCACCTTTCCCTGGGATGCTGCCCTCTAGAGGTCCCATGCGGTACAGCAACTACCTTGGCACTGACGGACTCCCGTACCCCCCCATCGGCCAGCCCAGCCTGCTTCCGGTCTCCTTGCCTTACCCTCCATCGCCACAGGGAGGGTTGAAGGAGCGAACCCCCAACATGTCACCACCCCGCGGTGCTCCAGCCACCCCGGAGCTTTCCCCTCTCCCAAAGCCCAGCAGCCAAAATCAGACGCCCCAGCACTCTCCATCTGGCTGCGAGGAGGCCATGAACCTCAGCCTGGCTACAACCAAAAGCAGCTTATCAGCGCCGCGCAACGGCCCTGGTTACAAATCCCTCCCCTACCCACTAAAAAAGCAGAATGGGAAGATCAAGTATGAATGTAACGTCTGCCTCAAGACTTTCGGACAGCTGTCTAATCTCAAG GTCCACCTGCGAGtgcacagtggagagaggcCGTTTCAGTGTAACCTGTGTAAGAAGAGCTTTACCCAGCTGGCTCACCTCCAAAAACACCACCTGGTCCACACGGGGGAGAAACCACACGAATGCCAG GTGTGCCATAAGCGGTTCAGCAGCACCAGCAATTTGAAGACGCACCTGCGCCTCCATTCTGGGGAGAAGCCTTACCAATGTAAGCTGTGCAACACCAAGTTCACCCAGTACATTCACCTGAAACTGCACCGCCGCCTTCACAGCACCCGCGACCATCCCTACCGCTGCCAGCTGTGTGCTCAGGCCTTCGTCCACCGCTTCTCCCTGCGCACCCACCAGCGCAGCTGCTGCCCGGCTAACTCCAGCGTTCCCGTCAATGTGCACATGAAAGAGATGGTGGAGCAGTTTGATGCCAGCCAAGAGGCGGATGCACTCACAGAGGCAGCGTCTCCAGCACAGGTGGAGGCAGCTGTAGAGCGCTGGGTGGCTCGTAAGTTGGAAGGGTGCGAGGGGAAGGAGGACCAGAAGGAAGCAACCCTGCTGCTTAAGGCTCTGACGGCAGCCATTAACACCCCAGCGATGCCTGTGGCCCAATCAGCTGCACCGACATCACACCACAGCCCTCAGCTGGCCTATCAGGAGAGGGCTAGTGTGGTTCATCTCTACAAACGGCCAGTGGTGAAGGCAGaaggacagtga